The nucleotide window AAGGAGACGAGTCGACATAGAGAATAATACTACGGCCAAAAGCAAAGCAAAAGCCCCCCCCTAACTAAAACGTGAAAAAGCCTTTGTACAGCATTCACGTCAAAAACAAGACTATAGCCAAGGGGGGAAAACACTCTTTTCTTTTAGCCCCATTCATAATtcaagcaaaaacataaaatgcTAAGTACTACTACCCTCGCCTCCTTCTTTCTAATTAGATTTCTAAAGTCTTGTAACTTTTTTCAGGTCGCGAAACGCGTTTGGCGTGGCCTAGACTCCTAGTAGTTGGTGGTGTGACAACCATATGGGGACACCGTGTTCAACCTGCAATCATATCAAATCAAACATAACGCGTTAGTTAGCTATCATAGGGTCACATGCTCATCATCTCTCTCCAAAGTTAGGTTAATTACAGTAGTGTTACTGTTGACCCAGACTTGGTGTTAGAATTGAAGCAACATAGTATGTCTAGGAAGCAATGAATTCGTGTGTGGCCGGGTTTACCTCTGTTTACGCTTCTCCAAAAATCTTTGGAGTGATTTTGCACGAGCAATTGGCAGTTCTGAAACATAATAATGAAAACACAATTTACGCAAAAACGAAATAAAATGTGTCCGATGTGTTATGTCCGGATTACCCAtatttatctatatatataatcacacaaaaattaataaaaatcttATTGACCAGTTTACCAACACTGTTTTAACGTGCACGGTCTTAACTGCAACCAAAACTACTTTTACCGTATTTGAATTCAATACTAGGTGTAGTATTCTCAACGAAATATAATTCCTTAAAAGTTAAGAGTAAAAAAAGAAATCTAACATGCATGTAAATGCAAAGTGAAATTACAGAACCTACCTTCATTGAGAGGATCCTCAACATTCACCAGCTGTTGTTGTTTTGGATCCAGTGGTTGATCTGCAGCTCCAGCAGCTTTGAATTTCTCTTCCATGGCAAGCTTCACTATGCTCTCAAACTAAGCAAAGCAAACAATTGTAATGGTAATTAGTAACTATGTATTGGAACCTATAAAATTTCCCAATAACACAAAGCAATCTAAGAAAAAGAACCAACCTTGTCCGGAGTGACGTCGAAAACAGAGACGCTTCCGCCGTAGAAAATCGTCATAGGCTTTGCTTTTGGTTTTTGAGGGGAATTCTCCGGAGCCGCAGCCACGGATTTCCTGGCCTCAATCACGGATTTCAGAACTTCGGAACTGAGAAGATTAGGAATCACTTCTCGGGCCTGGATTCCTCGGAAGCTTCTTCCGCGTTCGAGGAACTTCTGGAACGGAGATTTGGGCAAGGCAGTAGAGAAGgtgtcaccaccaccaccacgctGCTGGTTGTGGTGGTGCTGATCCATAATCGTCGTCGTCCCGACTCCCAAGAAATCGAGCTCGACGGTTGCCGCGGCCGGTGTGTACATGTTTGGTTGTTGACTTGTTTTCGGCTTCGGTTTGAGTTTGTTTGTGAAATGAAGAATGGTGAGAAGCTCAGAGCGTCTTAAATGGCGAGGCGGGAAGAAACTGTTGTGTGGGGCTCTAAAGTGGTGTGAGGAACGAGAATTTAAAGGGAGCACGAGTTTCATgggaggtggagagagagagagaggactgtGTTTGTCTCAGTCTTTTTAGGGCTTTATGGCACACGTCTTCCACGAGGAGGAAACAGAAATTACAGAAACAGGGAAACTGGTCCATACATGCACAtagctcttgtttttttttttttttaaaggagctGTTGTTTTTCTTATGCTCATAGAATTTGTCATAAGAAATGTCATAGGCTGTGCCCTTTTTTGCAGTACCTTGACCGTGCTTTTAATTTTGACTAGTTTTAAATAAACATTTCTAATTACTCAATAGTCAATACATCACTTATTTAATTTCTTATCCTaaatattttactaaaaatACAACCCAAAAATATTCAAACTATCTTCAATTCTCATAAACCAACATTCATTATCAATCACTCAAACAAATCCAAGATTATGGCAGCACCATAATCAATCGACCTTGTGTCCAAGATCAAGACAGTGTCAGACAACATAATTGAAGACCTTGATGGGattagaacttttttttttttcctcaatgaGTAGAAATAGGATTAGATAAAAGGACATAGATTATTTTCATGCTAGAGGTGAATAATGATGTcatattcatcttcttctttttttcctcaatGAGTAGAAATAGGATTAGATAAAAGGACATAGATTATTTTCATGCTAGAGGTGAATAATGATGTCATATTCATCTTATTTTAAGAATTGAATAACAATTCAAGTGAATAATGATTTACATCTTAAATAAATTATTTAGCTTCTCTAACTCATGATTGCAGGTGTATTAATTGAATAATTATTTCATGTTCATTTTTACTTAGACATATACAAATATAGCTAGATGATTATGATGGTAATGTTGATGTGTGCAAGCTTAGGGTtaggaaaaacaaacaaagagatATATAGAAGAGACAACATAattcatttaaatttttttcttctatcaaTCTAATATAGATGTGTCTTTTGGTCATTTTCTCTACCcataaatttttatttgaaatggaaaaaatcgggatgtgtatataaaattttctttaatttctttttcaggAATGAGATAACAAGTCTCATCTATTAcatatgtcaaaaaaaaaaaaaaaaacgccgcGCTCTCTCTATCTTTTCTAGGGTTGGGGTTTTTGCGTTATGTGCAATTTTCAACTGCCTCATCATGAGTTCCGTTGATGCTATAGCTGCCCGACTCACCTTCTCTCTTGCTCTGGGTAGAGGGAAAGACGAAGGTAGATCTTCGTCCGTCGCAAGGCAAGGGATTGTGACaatttgaagtttttatggTTGGGAAACTCCTCACTGCCAAGGAGTTCAAAGTACGCTCCTTCCTAGATATGTTTCAATATGCATGGAGGGTCAATGGGACATTGCAAGTCGAAGAGGCTGAAGGAGgtagggttttgtttactttttCTGATCCTGTAGACTGGGCTAGGGTTTGGAGGGGTGCGCCATGGGGGTTTAACCGTGCTCCTGTGGTTTTGGCTGAATATGATGGGGTTATTCCGATTGAGAAGGTATCGCTGGTGAAGTCATCTTATTGGATCACGTTGCAAGGTTTTCCACCTGCTTTCAAATCCGAAAGGGTGATGACGATGATTGGGTATACCTTGGGGGACTTTCAGGAGATTGATAAGCAGGGAAAGAAAGTTGGTAAGTATCTTATCCGGGTTGAGATTCCTTTGATCTGGCCAATACCCTTTCAGCGATGGTATTGGGTGGAGGATACGGTCAAGTTCTTGTGCAAGTTTAAGTTTAATAAGTTGTTTGGAAGGTGTGGGGTGTGTGGCTTGGTCACATACAGGTTGGCTTGCCCTGCTCGGGGTCGGCATTGaatgaggaagatgttgatgCAGAGCGTACGGTGCTGGGGGACATCGGCGGCGGTGCAGGCCGGTGCCATGCAGGTTAGGGTTGGCGGCCTGGGTACGGGGTCGGGCCCTGAAGGTTGCAGCCATGATGCTACTTTCACTCCTAGGGTTTCATTCAATGGGCATAACTTGATCTTCAAAACTCAACTCCCAAGGACGATCACAGAGCAGCTTTTGTGCAACCCTACTTACTTGGTGCAAAAACCATGTCATAAGGTAAGCATTAGAGAGATTGGAGATTCTGACCGTATGGTGGAAACTATGACAGGCAAGCGTCGATCTAAGGTTGAGGCTGAGCTAACCATCTCTccaaaaaaactgaaattgagcTTGACAATGGGTAAAAAAATCCTAGAACCTGTAGATATGGGTTTGGTTGCAATGCCACAAAATTATCAAGgcatggtgaagaagaagagaggaaggcCGATGGGTAGCAAAAACAAACTCCCACCTGGAACTGTTGAAAAGAAGAAGGCTGTGAAGGTAGATGGTGcagggaagcaaaagtctgcCAAGAAGAGCCTGTTGACCAATCTAAATGGTGCAAATGCTACTGCAAGCTCTAATCCAAAAGGAAAGGAGCTAGTTGTGGCATagtctctattttttttttcagggttTCAAGCCTATGTGAGTTGGGAGAGCTTCCATAAGTTTTCTACGACTATTAACGTTAGTGATTGagcgggatctctagttagctataaataaagaaagagagagagagagagtgacacaagatgtatagtggttcgcctccgcatgagcgggagactacgtccacttgaatgtttaactatgtgtgttgagccttgcggcctaacatgattacaaagtgtgttgtaatgaatgtgttgagttgtgggaggaggcattcctttatagatgaaggaatgcctctcatttacttgttcttcgatgtgggacaagcaaagttactattctagtctatttaacatgtagaaagctatgttgtggtggcatcttggcaagggcggaaaggtggcttcccgacgtcggatttgcgacttccggataccgccgcgtagcctgaacatagggctacacgatgcatgtctcggttgggccttgccatgtcttgtggatgtcccaaagtaggtgttacttatgcttggtgatgtagtaaatactccatattattggaggtatgtacaagtccccgaagtccccgagtaagagtagcttcttggttggggagttcaaatcatgaagtcatcaagcataggTAATATCCGAGAGGCGCacggcccctacaagtccccgagctccgCAAGCAAGAAGGAACTCGCTATCCTGTAtcacaaaagacaaaaattcgTATATGGAGTTACATCGGAGGTGCACGAAAGGATGAAGTGCATGAGATAACGGGGCGTCGCCCTTCCTCATGGAGGGACCATATGTAAGACCATATGTTAGGAAACGTGAAAAAGTGTGGTGCCCGGAGACTAGACCACATGTATGAAGCATTGAGAACCAAGAGCGTaattaaagcatgttggataagTGTAGCGAGTTAGGTGTTCGAGCAAGTTAGGTGTAGGCGCTATATGAGCGTGCGGGGCGTAGCCCAAGCGAGTCGCGGCCATGCTTTGATACCTAAGCGAGTCATAACCGTTTCGCAAGcatttatccgagcatgtttaattgagctataagtgtcacaaggttctagatgaatgtcacatgaaagtgaaaTTGAAGCATGTATGTGTGCAGCATGAACTTGTaggaaagttgctaataacatatTGTAGACATGCTTAAAGGtatagagacatgtatagtcataGCATCGGTGGTAGCTCAAAGTGCaagagcgtaagagataagaAAATGCGACTTATCTGGCGGATGCGGCGTTTTCAAGCATGCAGCAACTCGTAATGGAGGTGGAATGATTGAAGAAAAGAGCTCAAGGTTCGGTGCTGACCAAAGTCAACAGTCAACATTGACCAAAGTCAACAGGAAGCATTGACCAGGTCAACGCCAACCATATATTCAGAACGAGCGCAGCGAGCTAGCGGAGGATTGTAGCGAGCTAGCAAAGAGGCCAAGCGGAGCTGCCTTTGCTCGCCGGAGTCTTGGTGGGCGGAGGTTTGCCGCTGGTGCTCAAGAGTGGCGAAGTCGGGCGGAACGGATCCTCTGGCCATGGCTGCTGGCATAGCGAAGGTGAAGCGCAGCGGGGGAATCTGGTCCAGTGGGCGGTGGTGTGCCGCCGGTGATTTCCAGCGGGGGAGCCTGGTCCAGTGGGCGGCGGTGTGCCGCCGCTGGGCATAGCTAGCTGTGGTGTTCCGCTTATGAAGATTGGTGGAGGTGGAGCTGCAAGCTCAAGGTTCGGCGGCGCTGCTGGATGTAGAAGGGCGAAGGTGATGCTACCATGACCGGAGTCGCCGCGGAGAGTCGCCGGACTTGAGGTGTTGCCAGCGGAGGTAGCGCAGGTGGGCGGAACGTCGAGGTGGGCAGAACCCGGAGCTCAGCGGGTATTCGCAGCAGGCCTGAGTGCAGCGGGGAATGGGCTCTGTCGCTGACGGAGTTCGGCGGAACTCGGAGCTGGCGAAGGATCCGATCTCGGCGGAGGATCCGAGCGCGGCGGAGCCTGGAGCTGGCGGAGGTGGTTTGGCCAAGAAGTAGCTGCCAGGGAGAAGGGTCGCTGAAGAAGTGTGGCGGTGGAGCCTTGCCGGTGGTGAATTGGGTGGAAGAAGCCATGTCCGGCGGTGATATGCAGAGCTGCAGAGGGAGACTAGCAGGGGTAAGCTAGCGGAGCTGCAGGGGCTGGGTGCTTGACTGGCGGAGCAGAGGATGCAGCGAAGAAGGAAGGAGAGTTGGCGGAGCAATTGTCTGGCGGGAAATTTAAGAACTGGATGGGTGCCCAGAAAAGccttctgggtgtccagagcaaatTTGCAgccaccctttttttttttttttttttttttttgagttgagttgggcgttgaccaagccTTGATGTGCGTTGACCTGctccgctgggcgttgaccgaccccgctgggcgttgaccaaccccgccgggcgttgaccagccatgttgggcgttgaccgactcagctgggcgttgaccggccccgccgggcgttgaccgacccctaTTTGATGTTGAATAAGCGTTGACTCGATATTTTcaggtcaaagttcgtggtaggtgacgaagcctttgtgttggcttcccacagacggcgccaatgttaacgttagtgattgagcgggatctctagttagctataaataaagaaagagagagagagagagtgacacaagatgtatagtggttcgcctccgcatgagcgggagactacgtccacttgaatgtttaactatgtgtgttgagccttgcggcctaacatgattacaaagtgtgttgtaatgaatgtgttgagttgtgggaggaggcattccttttatagatgaaggaatgcctctcatttacttgttcttcgatgtgggacaagcaaagttactattctagtctatttaacatgtagaaagctatgttgtggtggcatcttggcaagggcggaaaggtggcttcccgacgtcggatttgcgacttccggataccgccgcgtagcctgaacatagggctacacgatgcatgtctcggttgggccttgccatgtcttgtggatgtcccaaagtaggtgttacttatgcttggtgatgtagtaaatactccatattattggaggtatgtacaacgACGTTTATAGTTATTTGctcgtaccacaattgcatgatGTCCTTACCtgactagttgaatgatttcctttccttaAAAGACGAGGTAATCTTTTCTTGTGTAGGCTTGTGTAAAGTGAGCGTTTTTAGAACTTAATTGTTTGCATTTTCTTAGATAGGTTGTACCAGGTGTTACTTGCCGGGTTTCTTATTTGAGGGATTGTAGACTCTGACCTTATTTTGGCTATTAATTCTAATGATATCagtttctattaaaaaaaaaaaatctcaacaacTTAATCCATGTGCTTTGGGTTCAACTTGTGCCTAAGTATTATTGATACAGTCACATGAATTGGGAAGAATGGAATGAAATAAACCTCAAAAGTTTTAGATTCAGTGTACTTGTGTCTCGTGGTCTTGCTTTTCCATTTTGTCAACATGACCATCCGAATCccaagtctttttctttttttggatagTTAGCAAATTTTTTGGGGTTTGAAATTGTGTCTCACATCAAAATTGTATTATAATCCAACTCCTTGTGccgaatttttgttttaaataacaCTATAAAGAATACAATGAAGCTCACTTGAGAGGTGGAAGCGGAAGCCCCCTCTTATCCTTTGCTTCATCCCTAGTTTTAGAAAAGTTCATAAGTTAACTTATCTAAAACATCAATCTCTACTATAAATAGATGCGATAATTTGATGTCAAACAAGTTCaccaaattataaaataatCAAAGAAGTAGACCTCTATGGCCTAGAGTACTGTTTAAATTTTTGCTAGGTCTCAAAGACCAGTGGCTCTGAGGATCATTTTACTTTATTAGCTTCAGAGTCTCTAAGtttttgtttggaataatggtgagtggatttcctaaaaggtgggtgtactgtcTGTACTCAGAGTTTCATGGGTCTTATTCTTGTTTCAGAATAGGTTTTAGGGTTCCCTAAGGAACAAATCTTTCTCTCGATctcataggggtgtttcgtttttatacTGTTTGGCTGAATATATATAATGGGCTGACTtgtttttcataaaaaaaatataaaataaaataaataaaaaagtggATACAACCAATGCCCTTACATCAATTATTAATTAATGGTCAAATGATCGGACCTAATCTATATATCGTTGTGgtttaccacaaactctttatctacccatagATGGTAGaaggaggatatgtaatggtctttTCTGACCTGAGTAttaatatatcgacatgatattcttcaaaaaaaaaaaaaataataataattaataaaattttaaagcatttatttattatagGTTATTTGTTTTTTAAGGGGGTATTATAGttgttaacttgtgtcttgtTACATGAGTTTCTTATCAAAATGAACTTGTTATATGAATTTGAAATACACCACAATGACCACATATCAAGTGCTAATTAGCATATAAccttgttatttatttatttatattttaactATGAACCCTCTCATTCTTAGCCTGCACCCTTCATTGGATATTGGATTGACTTGTCCTTCGGGGTGGACTTATGCCCCAACGTTTTAAACTTGTGTGAATAATACTTTCTCTTCTAGATGCTTTTTTTCTCTACCAATATGCCCATTGTATGACCTTATGGAACCACTTATCTTTCAAAAAACTTTTGAGCTTTTGAATGTTCCCCTCTTCTACTTTTCTTTATGGTTTCGTGTATATGGGGTATGGCGGTATGCcgtgtttttttttatctctcatTGACCCAAAATCCTGTTACTAAACTGTGGAGTACAATACACCTATTATTGATGTGACAATTGTTAATTACTAATTTTTCAAGTTAAGTGACCAAATTTGTCACGTTTATGTTTATAGGTCGGAGACTTGGACTACAAGAAATTGATCGACTCGAGTGAGACAGACACATCCATAGATTAATAACAGGTTGATTACAAAGTGAATGGGATTAAATAAATTAAGGTGTTTTAGGAGGCTAAAACACTCTAAACACCCTAGTTTAATTGTCAATAATCTacagtttaatttaaaataaatttttgaaCAGGTTGGAGTTTTGGACTTTGGAAGGTCCAAACATTAGGTAAAGTTCCTTTTGATGTAGTGGTACACTAGTACTACTTCAGTACTTCCTGCTCCTCCTCGTCATGTGGTAATTGTTCTTTCACTTAGTAGCATGATGTTGTGGTCATAGGCAGCAATACAATTCAATATTCAAGGCCAGCTAGGATGGACGCCTCCTCCTGCAGCCTAATTAAGACTTACCCAATGccattttattattttagatTTCTTTCCACGAAATTCTCATCTTGAAAATGACTTATTCTAGATTTCTAGTGAATAaggcaaagaaaaaagaatcttGGATAAGTATTATAAGATATAATCTCTCCTAATACTCTAATAGTTAAGTTTTAAAACATGAAgaggaattaattttatatttttgaaatttttaattgttttttctcAATACATTTCTTTTTACaacgacataaaaaaaaattgtggttctattcagacctcctAATTTGCTTTTTAGACAAATCtaaatttttgtcaaaatttaatCTCTAAAAACACTGCAAAGGATTGTTCTTAGCCAATTGACAAATATGaataatagagtttttatttttttatttatttttattcaaaatttgtgaTGCACTTCATAACTCCATAGCCATGagaaattaaagaggaaaagaagaacgAGTAAACAGCAGCTTACATCACTTGAGATGTGCAGGTGGTTTTAAATTATGCAAGAATCCAGAAATTTTTGTTGGTTTTTGGGTTGAGAACTTAGCCTCCAACTTGGCCCTTCTTCTGTACTCCAACACAATTGCACTTGTAGTTCTCAATTAAATACTCTGCTATATGCCTTTATTTATCCCTTTTGACAAATCTCTCGATGGCCCTCCACGCTATGTATAGGGTTTAGACTTTAAAGTTGGTAGTGTGGTCATATATTAATCATTCATCTTCTCTCTATGTATATAGACCCTCACAGgacaaagataaaaaaattgatgttcaaAAGAACTGCACGTATCATAGTAGGaggtataaaaaaaataaaaataaaaataaaacataaaatacaaacaaggacaaaatatgaaatttgttGATAAAAATTAGGATGGGAGGTTCAAAGAGTAAATTAGAAAGTCCAACTAAAACCacccataaaaataaaataaaataaatatgctAAAACGAGCGATGCATTCTCTCAAAaatcatatttttctttataatgtCACCCAATGACAATAAATAGCGTAGTAAGATCCGTATTTCACTCTGAGTTATTGTTTCTGAGGGAATATTCCACTCTAGTTGGATACCATAAAAGTTATTGAGGGTGGTTGGATACCTATTAATGATGTAGTGTTTATATCATTTTAGTAATAATGGAATTGTATGGtcatataatttcttttctcaTCAAGTTATCATAATAACATTTTTGTTAATCCTAAACccttgattatagatcaagaatCAAAGAGGAGTAGGTGAGCAGAATCACGACGATACCCTGTCCGTCCCCATCAACGTGAAAAATGGAAGGAAGTTTAAAGGTAAAGTTAAAACAAGGGGCCGGGTATGCTGGGAAAATGGGGAgtagagaacaagaaatttctCAGCACTAGCTAACGGAGCCGGTCacttcaaacaaaagaaaactcgAGAAGAACGTGACCAAAATCCGGAGACAATGAACTGTAGCCATGTTTAAATAAACCCCAGCTATCACTTTCACCTGTAAAGTTTTAAGTTTTAAACACGGCAAAAGTCGTAGTCGTCGTCGACTTCTTCCCCACCATCCAGTTCGCAGCAACAAGCAACAGCTTGATTCAGTCATTTTCTGTCTGGAATTTTTGGGAACTGCACCGGgtgttctaaaaaaaaaaataaataaataaataaagggacTGCACTGGAATTCTGGAAATTGACTAACCATTTTCAACGGTCGCTTTGAAATTCaggaaaaatgaaaaagcaAGCAAACAGTAAAACCACGTGACTGATGGAGACTGCAGTGGGTGAGGTTGATGATGGTGATGGATCGAATCGGTGAAATGTGTGAAGATGGTCACCTTGATTGGATCACTTattcgttgcttttattatcCTCCTACCAGGAGCAGCCTCTCAATTTAGGGCAAGTATTGCGTGAACACTGATGAAACGTGTTTCATTATAAGATAGTAAATTTGTGACGACTCTTCCGAGCAAAGAAACCAAACTACCAGCTTAAGGCAACACaagaacgcgcctcacgcgcctGAGAAAAAAGCAAAAGATAAGAGAGCTCTCTCCCGGCCGAACGCCGCCGCTGCGTTCCGGTCCGGGAGAGGATGGTGGTTCCGGCAAGCAGCAGGTTTCAACGGCAGCGACTCGGTCCGGGATCCGAGAGAGGTTGTTCGATCTTGGAAAGGGCAGATCTATCTGGATCTATTCTGGTTTCGGGGCCGAGCTCAGGGGTCTGCAGGCGGGAATCCGTGTTGTTTCTGGAGCAGTTGGAGTGGCTATGAGACACGGATGGCCGGCGGCGAACCATGGAGGCTCAGGAGGCAGTTTCGATCTGGATTCGGGTGGATTTGGGTCCGATCTGGGTTTGGGGTTGGACGGGGGTCTGCAGGTGTGACTCCGTGTTGTATCTGGGGCAGTTGGAGTGGCTCTGGGACACGGATGGCCGGCGGAGAACCGTGGATGCTCTGCGGCAACTGGGGGCTGGGGGACGGTCGTTGCGATCCCGATCTGGTCGGTTATGGATCGGGTTGTGGGCACCGATTGGGTTGAAGAAGGGCCTGCACAGTGTCGTGGTGATACGGCGGTGCAGGGTTGCTGAGCGGCGGCGTCAGCCTACTCGAGGGCGGTCTGGAGCCGGCGATTGCAGATCGTTGCTTGATTGGTGGGCTTCTGCTTTGGGCCTCTGGGAGAGAGGGTGGATGGGCCGGGTTTCGGCTGTTTGGCTTTGCTGCTGTTTATTTTATGTCTGTTTTACCTCTGTTTGTTGCTTTGTTTGTTTAGTTGTTTGCTGTTGGTGGATTGCTTTGCGCATGCTGCGCGAAATAAGTCCCTGCATTCGTTGTGTAGGGATAGTTGGGCTTTTTGCCCGTGGGTGCACTCtttgtgccttgtctgctctagggcggcggcgagttccttgctttgtcaaatggtcgctgcctcctagtggcagggtgagactaCATGCCACTGGATGGAGATTCAAGTGGCAACATGATAGGAAAGCTGGTAGTATGGAAATTACGCTTTGCTGCATTAAAGTTGCAGTTCGAGTaatctttccgttgtgtcaccgCTGGGAAGCAAATAGAACCGTCTGTCGCGCGTTCTTTGCTAGCGGGTGTGGATTGGAGTACAAGTTTTTAGTTGAGTCGTCTCATGAATTTTTTTCTGGATGTACTCTAGTTGCAGATTATAATCTGGGGTTTAGGCACTttgtcccccccttgtattctccGGTTTCATTAATGatggcttgagggcagccgcaccggcccttgttcaaaaaaaa belongs to Rosa chinensis cultivar Old Blush chromosome 4, RchiOBHm-V2, whole genome shotgun sequence and includes:
- the LOC112197750 gene encoding protein TIFY 9 isoform X1 encodes the protein MKLVLPLNSRSSHHFRAPHNSFFPPRHLRRSELLTILHFTNKLKPKPKTSQQPNMYTPAAATVELDFLGVGTTTIMDQHHHNQQRGGGGDTFSTALPKSPFQKFLERGRSFRGIQAREVIPNLLSSEVLKSVIEARKSVAAAPENSPQKPKAKPMTIFYGGSVSVFDVTPDKFESIVKLAMEEKFKAAGAADQPLDPKQQQLVNVEDPLNEELPIARAKSLQRFLEKRKQRLNTVSPYGCHTTNY
- the LOC112197750 gene encoding protein TIFY 9 isoform X2, with amino-acid sequence MKLVLPLNSRSSHHFRAPHNSFFPPRHLRRSELLTILHFTNKLKPKPKTSQQPNMYTPAAATVELDFLGVGTTTIMDQHHHNQQRGGGGDTFSTALPKSPFQKFLERGRSFRGIQAREVIPNLLSSEVLKSVIEARKSVAAAPENSPQKPKAKPMTIFYGGSVSVFDVTPDKFESIVKLAMEEKFKAAGAADQPLDPKQQQLVNVEDPLNEG